The genomic DNA CTCGGCGATGGCCTCGGCCTGATCTCGCGGTGGCACCTGAGGTCGCTCGGTATCCCCCAATTGTGTTGTGCCGCTTGATTCTCCCGACCCGCTTGATCCACGCGGCCCGGCGGTTTCGTGCTGCCGCGCGTCGGCGGCGGTGGCCTCCAGGTAGAGCGCATCGGAGATCAGCGACATCCGTTCGGCTACGCGGAACACCAACGGTCCGCGCGGACGCACCCCGATGCCCACGTCGGGCTGACGCTGGGCCAATTCGCTCAGAAGCGGTTTGATGGTCCGTAATTCGTGGCGTGCGCCGAACCAGTCTTCGACACTCGGCAGCAGCGATCCGGCGGCGACAACGACCATCGCACACCCGAGGAGGGTGGCCGCAGCGCCGACACCGACGGGTTCGGTCCGCCCCGCCGCCCTGAGCAGGACGAAGCCACTGGAAGCCACGATCAGCACCATGCCGATGGTGAACAGGAACAGCGCCCGCCCGCGCCGGCTGCGGTTCGAGTAGCGCAGACCGGCCCAGACCACCAGGGTGAGCGCCAAAAACACGTAGAGCAGTGGCAGCAGCCACGAGGCTCCGTGCGATCCGAGGTCCCGCCTCAGATACTCGGCGGGGGACATCTCCGGTTGCCGACCGGCGCGGAAGAAGATCAGCAGGCTGATGATGACGACGGCGCCGGCGATGCCGTACTGGATCAGCGCGATACGACGGGTGAGCGTGGCCGAATGGCCCGAGGACGCGGTCGTGATCATGACGCAACTGCCTGCCGCACAGGCGATCAGCGCGACCTGGCTCAGGCCGGCCGCGATGTTGGGCCAGTGCACCACCGTGTCGATCAGCAGGGCGAGCGGCTCCCAGTTCAGCGCGGCTACGACGCCGAGGCTGCCCAACGACAGGATCATCGCGGAGCTCACCAGGGATTGTTTGTTGACCAGAGCCCAACCGATGCGCAGGCCAGTAGCCAGGCCGAGCAGGCCTGCGATCACCCAGACGATCAACCAAACGCCTCTCCGAGGCGAACCTGCACGATCGATGACCGGTCGGACGGCAACCGGCCGAGGCGGTAGAGCAGAAGCGCGGCAAAGTCCTCGGCCTCCTGCTCGATGTCCTCTCCGTTGGGGCCCATGCAGCCGGTCCGCTGGTTGAGCATGTAACTGATCAGATCCGAGGTGGCCACCTCGGCGGAGGCCGCGGCAGCGTCGACGATCGATATGCCTTCGTGGCCCAGGACCAGGTGCCCGAGTTCGTGAGCCAGGGTGCGGTCCCAGGCCGGCAGACCCTGCTGGATGAGGAACACATCGCGGTCGGTGTACTGCCGCCACTGCCCGCAGACACCGGTCGGAAGCTCGGCCGTGGTCAACTCGATCGGCCTGCCGCGGTCCTCGGCCACCGCGTCGACCAGGCGGGTCAATGTGACTTCACCCCGTCGCGGGGCGAGGTCGAGAACCTCGTTGACAGCGCGCGTGACGCTTCGACTGGCGGACATGTTCCCCCTTCCCACCCTTTCGTAGCACGCCCGGATAAATCCTCTTACCTGGATTCTTCCAAGTCGTACCTAACTCATGAACCGACTGGCATCGATTCGGACCGTCCGGCCGGCTTTGGCCTGCCGGTAACCCACGAGTCCGCCAAGGCCGGTCAGGGCCATCATCCCGGTCACCCCCGGCAGCGCCACCGCCGCGAGTTCGCTGGTGCTCGCGGTGCGAAGGTAGTCCGCGTACCCGGCCCGGAAAGCCACCGGCATCGCTGCGTCCAAGCCGACGGCGGCGGGAGGCCGCGACTCGGTGCGCATCTTGGTGTTGGGTTGCGCTTCAGGCCCCGACCGTGGCCCGGACTGCGGCCCGTGGTCATTGCCCGGAGCGCCCAACGGCAGCGCGAGCGGCGGCACGATGACCGGCAGGGCGATGACCGGAACGGCGATCGGCGGCAGCCCGGCCGCGGCGGCCAGGCCGGGCGGGGGTGGCACGGCCACGTCGGGAGCCTGTGCCTGCGCTGCCGGCATCAGCATGTCCGGGGGTCGCGGGTAGTTGAACGGCGCCGGGACACCGCCTCCCCCGCCACCACCGCCGGCGGCACCGCCGATGAGGGTCGTGGTGGTTTCGGTGGTCTCCGTCGTTCCAGAGGTCGTCTCCGAAGTCGACTTGGTGGTCTCGGTCGTCTCGGAGGTCTTTGTGGTCGATTCGGTCGTCTTGGTGGTCGACTCCGTGGTCGACGTCACGTCAGTCGTCGATGGCGTCGTGGGTGTCTCGGTCTCCGACGGCTGCGAGGTGGGTGGCGTCTCAGTCTCGGTATCCGTCTTGGTCGGGGTCGGCGATTTGGTGTCGGTGCCGGTTTGCGGAGGTGTCTGCGAGCCGGACGGTTGCGCGGTGTCCGTCGGTTCTCCGGTTCCCGAAGGTTTGCCGGTTGTCCTGGTGGGGCGGCCCGTGGTCCTGGTCGGCTTGCCGGTGGTCCGAGTGCCACTGTGGGACGTACGCGTGCCCATGGACCCGGTGCCGCCGTCATTTTCGCCCTGGTTGTCGCCGTCGTGGGAATGGCCTTGGCCGTGGTCCTTGCCGTCATGCCCGTCATGCCCGTCGTGGCCATTGCCGGCGTTGTTCGAGGTTCCCTGGCCGCCATCGGGCCGACCCCGATCAGGGTCGGCAAATGCCAATGCCCCTCCGACACCGGCGGTGATCAGGCCCGTTAGCACCAGACCGGTCGAGGCGGCGACGCGCAACCGCGAACGCACGTTCTCACCACCCTTTCGCGCACCGCCCAACAGCTTCGATTGATGAATCTGATTCTCGCACAACCGGGCAGTTCAAATTTGCTAGCTGAGTCGATTACCCGCGCCCATGGCGGGGAGTCGCGGCGGAGCAAATCCGCCGGACGATACTGTGGGTCTGCAGCAGTTCTGCGG from Mycobacterium sp. DL440 includes the following:
- a CDS encoding ImmA/IrrE family metallo-endopeptidase; this encodes MSASRSVTRAVNEVLDLAPRRGEVTLTRLVDAVAEDRGRPIELTTAELPTGVCGQWRQYTDRDVFLIQQGLPAWDRTLAHELGHLVLGHEGISIVDAAAASAEVATSDLISYMLNQRTGCMGPNGEDIEQEAEDFAALLLYRLGRLPSDRSSIVQVRLGEAFG